The Oligoflexus sp. sequence GCTCGGTGCCGAGCTCAAGGCCCAGATGCAAGCGATTCATGAACGTCATCTCTCCGAAGAGACTCAGTTTATAAAGCGCATCGCTTCCGCCTTCAAAACGACCGTCGTCAGTATCCTTGAATTCGGCGTTCTTTAGCCCCAGAGATAGACCTACGCGCGAATCGCTGCCGGGTTTATAGTAGGCATCCAGGTCCATCGCCGTCTGCAGTTCAGAATCCAAAGTGGTCTTGAAGCTGCGCTCATGATCGACCGCTTCCATTTCATCTTTTACAAGGCCGAGACCCATTTTGATACCGAAGGATCGTTTGGGTTCCAAGTCCTGAGCCGGCTCTGAAGCTGGAGCAGGGTCGGAGGATTCTTCCGGGCTGACCAAAGTTTCATGGATAGGCTCAGCCGGCTGATCCGGTTTGCTGATGGCATCCTTCGGGCTTTGATCAGTCAGCTCATCGCTCAGGCGAATCGCTTGAGTGGGGCGGATGCGGTCGGGATTTTGGATCTCGGGGTTTTTTTCCAGAAGTTTCCGCAGGGAACCCTTGGGCCCATAGATCGGCTGACCGAATTCGCGGGCCGCGATGTGGGAGAGCGTGTCTCCCTTTTTTACGTTATAAGTCTTCGCCCAGGCAGCGTTTTGAGTTAAAAAAGCCAATAGGGTCAGACTCGCAGCAATCTTGCGGTTCATTATCGACTCCGTTTATGCGTTCTCTCGCAGCCTGGCCTTATTTTTTGGACACTTCCAGTACTACTGTTTCCGTGCCGCACTGCAGTGTGACCTTTTCATGGTCTTCTTTGCCTTTGCCATTGTTGCCCTTGGGAATCGGCGTTAGGGTACAGGTCGATATTGTAGAAAGCATGGCATTCAGTTGCGTGAGCGTGCCGTTCGTCGTCGAGACGAAGAGTTCATACTCTTTGCGAAGGTTATCATGCGCAGCTTTCAGAGTTGCATAGTTGCCTTCGGCAGCACCTACGCGACCCTGTAGAGCCGTCAGGCTGGTCTGAAGATCGTTGGCTTTCAACTCCAGAGCGCTTACTTTGTCCGCAATATTTGGCAGAAGAGCATTCACAATCTCCTTCACACGCTCGGCTTCTGAAGCAATATGGCCTTCGACTGTGACCTTCAAGGCGCCAAGAGTCTGGCTCAAGGTCACGTAGTTCGCGCTGATGGAGTCATTGGTTTCCTTCTGGGTCTTCACAAAATCATCATATTCATCTTCCAGGGCGTCCAACTGTTCCTGGGTTCTGCCTTGTGCGGCATAGAGGTCAAGGATGTCTTGAGCCATAGCTTTGTCAGCATCTTTCAGGTCGCTGATTTTATCGCGCAGCTTACGATCAACATCTTTGATTTCATTCCGAATTCGCGTATTCTCCCATACGTTATCCGCAGCCACCAGAATAATTTGGGCCTGCAGAAGTCCGTAGCTGATCCACAGTTTTCTGAATTCTCGATCCGTGCTGGAGATTACGCTATTCACGCGGCCATCCAGTCGAGCGATCTCGCTCACAAGAACCAGGTCCTTGCTTTCCAAAGCTCCCACTCGGCTTTCCAGTGCAAGCTGCAGCACGCCCAGCTGTCTCTTCGCTTCCGCAGCGACTGCGATATCGGCGTTATCCACCCGCTTACGCTCATCGGCCATGTTGGCAAGAATATCTTCAATGGCCTTCTTATTCGCAGCATCAAGGGCGTCCAATGACGTGCGCAACTCACTTTCCACGGCATCCAGATTCCCGTGAATCTCGTCCAAAGCCGCTTTCTCAAGGACCGCCTGAGCCTCTAACCTGGCGGTGAAAGAGGTTTCCAAGGTTTTCAGGGCCTTGGCCTGGGCGTGGATTTCCTCTTCATGGTGTTCAATCATGCCATCTATATCGGCAAGGCGACTGGCAACGGACTTCGCCTGATCTTCGAGCAGTTTCAGGCGCGTATCGTGAAGTTTGACTGCTTCCTGCAGTAAAGCTGCAAGAGCTTCATTCGCACCCAGGCGATCGGCAATATCCTTGATCTTTTTGCTGAGGCTTTCTTTTTCAGCCGTGGCATCGGCGGACTCACCTGCTTTGAAGTCATCAGCCAGGACCACGCCGTTATTCTGCTTACAGCCTTCCAGGGCGCAGGTCATGGGGCGACTGCACGAGAAGGACAGAAGGCTGCTGACGAGAACGACAGACAAAAGTCCGAGTGGTCTTTGACGACTCATGGATCGTCTCCTTGAAAAAGAGGAAATTGGATTTGAAGGGGACACGTAGCAAGAGACGATCCAGGGTAAACCATACGAGCTGGGGAATGAGGTCTCGGGGGTTGCGGTGTGATTCTTACGTCGGGGCTTGAGCAAGCTGCAGACGTTGTCAAATTAAAGCGAACAGGATAAAAAAAAGGGACCTGCATTGGCTTGCAGGTCCCGGGGCCATCGTTTCACATTAGAACATCATGCCAGCATGCAGACTGATGCCGTAATTGATATCCCAGGCTTCCGTCTTGAAATCACGCTTGTTCCGACGTTCACGCTGCTCGCGATCCAATATGGTACCCGTGCTGCTGGTTTCAACGCTGGAGCCGCTGAAGGGCACATAGAGGTTGAGCCAGTCCACACCATAGGTGAAGGTCCCGCTCTGCCATTGATTGCCAAAGCCCAGCTGCAGGAAGGTCTGACTGACCGAACCTTCGAAACCATAAGTCCCGGTGCCGGCCGTGGAGGTCGTCTCGGCCTCGTCGATGGTGCCTTTGATCTGCGTCAGGTCCAGGCCGCCTTCGATAAAGAAGGAGCCTTCGAGGCTGAAGCGGCTCTGCAGACCGATGGTGGTCAGGGCCAGGGTATCAAAGTGGGAAATATCCTTGCCGGAATACTGACCGATCTTAAGGCCATAGACCTGGTCGTCATCCCGGTACCAGTTCAATCGTAATTCGGGGCCAGGACCCTTGCGAAACGCCAGCCCCAGCTCGGCCGAGTACTGAGCGGTGGACACTTCCGCGTTTGCGATATCATTCTCAATCTCGGCGTCCACTTCGGCGGGTGTTTGGGGCACTTCTGGAGTTTCTGCGGTTTGAGCCAGAGCGAACGTCGATCCTCCGAACATCATCAAGAGAGCTGCAAGTTTTTGCGCCATCACCAAGGGTTCCCCTTTGCAAATAAGCTTTGTCACCCCCTATTGTACCGGGACCTGACTCTGAAAAAAAGTCCTTTAGGAAATGCCCGGTTAAGCCGATAGGCGAGCCTAAACCGGCTTTCAAGGGTAGGGTGCGCACCATGCAAGGGTTTGAAATTCTTCTGATGATTCTTATACTCGGGGCCTGCCAGCCCTCGAAAAAGACTCAGGACGCTCCTCCTGAGGGTGAACCGGCCGTGATAGCGGCCGACCCCACTCCAGAGCCGGCGCCTCTGCCCAGCGCGGATCAAAAACCCAGACTGCAGACCTGCTTCGCCCAGGCGAACCCGCCCCGTCTTTTATCCGAGACGGGCTGTGCCGATCCTAAAAATCCTACGCGACCCGCGGTTTCCGTGGTGCCTTACGATGTCATAGCCCCCTTATGGTCCGACGGCAGTGCCAAGCAGCGTTTTCTTGCAGTGCCCGATGGTCGAAAAGCGGCTTTCAATGAGGTCGGTGACCTGGATTTGCCGGTCGGCAGTGTGACGATGAAAACTTTTGAACTGCAGGGCCGCCCGGTCGAGACCCGCCTTTATATGAAGGAGAGTTTCAATCGCTGGCGCGGCTACTCCTATGAATGGCGGGATGATGGTCGGGATGCGGAGCTCCTGACCACCGGCAAAGAAAAAATCATAGGGGATCAGACCTGGGTCTATCCTTCCCCTCAGCAGTGTGAAATGTGTCATAACAAAGCTACGAATATCGCCCTGGGATTGACTTACAGTCAGCTTGCGAAGGGTGATCAGATCGCGGCCCTGGAGAAATCGGGCATCCTTGATATCAAGAGCACTCCAGGCGTCTCCGCTCTTGTCGATTACACCGACACGTCCGAGCCGATCGATGCTCGCGCGCGATCCTATCTGCAGGCAAACTGCGCATACTGCCATCAGCCGCAGGGTGGGGGTGTGGGTAATTTCGATTTCCGTATGGAAAAAGACTTCGCGGCCATGGGCATTTGTAACAAGGCGCCGTTGGTTGATGTCTTTCCCGTCACCGATGGGAAAATTTACAAGCCCGGCGTACCGAGTGAATCCATCCTCCTTCTCCGCATGAAAGATACGGGAGATTTTCACATGCCGCCCCAGGTTTCGATGAAGGTCGATCCTGAGGGGACGCAGTTGATGGAGCAGTGGATCCTGATCCGGAGCAACTGCGATCTTTGATGCGGGCCTTCCTGTTAAGGTGCCGCAAAAAGTTCCTGCAGGAAGGCTTGATCATTGAAGTCCCGACCTAAAAACTCACGGATGGATTCGTCCGGTTCCCGCGTATTGCCCTGCGCATAAAGGCTTCTGCGCAGCCGCTGCCCCAGCCCTTCATCATGGAAGCCTGCAGCACTTTCGCGAAAGACCCCGGCGATATCCGCGGCAATCACATCGGCCCACGCGTAACTATAATAACCGGCATCATAGCCCCCAAAAAGATGCTCAAAAGAAGCCAGAAAACCCGTATCCGGGTCCACGGGGTAATAGCGACTGAAATCCGCATTGGACATGGCGTAAACCGCGGCCGGAGTCTTGGGCATCATCGCGGGATCGGTCAGCCTATGCAGATGCAGGTCGGCAAGTCCAAACGAAATCTGCCGCCGATAGGAGTGACCGATGAAAGCGCTTTGGGAGGCGAGGATCTTCTGCAGCTTGTCCATGGGGAAGTCTTCGCCGCTTTGATAGTGATGGGCAAAGCGCTGGAGCACGGCGGGATCTTCGAGCCAACGCTCCAGCACCTGCGACGCGACCTCGACGAAGTCCTGAGGCACCGAGGTCCCGGCCAAGGCACTCAGCTCGGCTTCGGTCAGTATCGAATGCAGGACGTGGCCGAATTCATGGATAAACGTTCCCAGTTCTTCATAGGACCAGAGCGAGGGGCGATCCAGACTGGGGGGCGGAAAGTTGCCGACCATCACACAGACGGGCGCCTGGTAGGTCCCGTCGTCACGCCTGCGGCCGTCGATTAACGAGTATTCCGCGAAGTGCATGTACTTGCCAGGCCGTGGATGGAGGTCCAGATAAAAAGCGCCCATGAGGCGGCCGCTCGGCCTATCATAAAGTTCAAAGTACCGAAGATCATCGACCCAGCCTTCAGGTGCGGTTTTTTCCTGAAAAGTGAATCCCATGACCTCGCCCACGGCCTGCATCATGCCCGGGATCACATCGTTTTCAGGGAAATACACCCGCAGGGCCTCGGTATCCACCGTGTAACGGGCCTGCACCAGTTGGTCCGTATAGTAATCGACATCCGCCTGGAACAATATTCCATCAATCGTTTTGACCTGAATGAAAATCTTTATCAGATGCTCAAGCGTGTGGCTGCGCAGCTTGACGCTCAGGGTTTATCTCATGAAGAAGCCCGTTACGTGGAACTCATAATATAAGATAGAGCCGGGACCAGACCCGAACGAGTTCACTTTGAATCCGGTCGAGTTCCCCAAAACTTTCTGCGAAAGTCGCCAGCGAAGGCTTTGTGATCAGGTTCTGAAGGGCCGCATCGGTCGTCCTGAGGATGGCCTCTTCCGAGGTGAGCACCGCCTCGGTTGTGTTTTCAAACACTGGAATTTCCAGGGTGCGGATTGAGGCCTTATCCTCCTGGGCCAGCGGGCCGCCAGAGCCAGGGGGGTGGCAGGCGTTCACCCAAAGCAGGACAAGGAATGATGAGATGACTTGCAGTATACGCATAGGAAAATCCTCTCAGCTTTCTTAATTGTTTTCGATTCCTCCTACGCGCTCTATACACCTCGGCGAGGCGTCACCCAAGGGACATTTTTTGACAGCATGGCCGCGAATTCTTTCGTCCAGGGAAGGACATGGGTGAATTCCTGGGCTTTCCGTGAAACCTTTCCGTAAAACCTTAAAGAATTTTTAGCGGGTACCGACGAGAAAAGGATTGGACCCTAAATTTGGTAGGTTACAGCATGAGATTACTGTTTATCGCGACTGCATTCATGATCAGTGAAGGTGTGATGGCCGAAACGGTGAAGCTGAAAAACGGCACCGTTCTGAAAGGCGTCATCGTTGAGATGAATCAGACGGACCTTGTGATTGATACCGCGGAAATGGGCCGGGTCACCGTCAAGCGTTATACCATCCAGAATATTTCGGATGATAACGCCTCGGGCTCTTCGGGAACCGTTATCAATGTGAATAACAGCAATCACGTCGAACAAAAGAACGAGCAGACCAACAGCCAGGTCAACAATCAATCCGGCAAGGACCGCGACGAAGCCCGGCGCTGGCGTCAGGGCATCCAGGGCCGCTTCCATATTTCGCAGGAAGCCGCGCAATTCAAGCAGAAGAGCGAGGCCCTCGACTTTCCGAAGGCCTATACCGGCATTGACTGGGACCTGATCGGCTTCCGCAGCGAGTCCTGGTGGGCCATCTATTTGAACGCGGTCTCGCAGAGCACGACTCGCAACTCGATGGACTACACGCTCGGCGGCGCCGGTGTGCGCCTCGATTGGAACGCTTTCAAATCCGTCAACGGTGATACCCTGAGCCTTCTGTCCTTCGGCATTGGTATCGGCAGTGGCTCCATCGAAATGGAATCCACTGACCTGACCGGCCGTAAGCTCAGCTATGAACTCTCGGGGACGCGCACCACCCTGCGCATGGGCTACGACTACTTCTGGGGGCGTTACTGGGGCCTGACCGCCTTCGCTTCGCTCAACGCGGCGACATACAGTGATATCAGCTACAAGGTCGATGGCGTGAAGGTCAATGATGCGAGCGTTGATGATGAAGTATCCGTCAGTTCCCATTCGTTTGGACTGGGGCTGCTTTGGAATGTGGATCTATGACATGAGGACGTAAGTCTTGGATCTTTTGCTCAAGAGGCTGCTGCTCAGCTTTCTGCTCTTCGCGTGGCCATGCCTGGGGCAGGACGCGGAGAGGGTCTATAGCGTTTTAGCCGAAGCGCAAAAGATCGATGTGGACGAGGCTCGATACTTCATCGAGCCGGCCAGCGTGCCCCTCGATATCCAGCGCATAAGTCAGACCGCGTCGTGGACGTTGATCAAGAAGCAGCGGCGTTTCCATCGGAGCGAGGTCAAGGACCAAAGAGTTGTGCTGGCCTTCACCATGAAGACCGAAGTTGAGACGATCTACCTCAACTACATCTGGGCTCCGCCCCTCAGTTTCCAAAAATTCTACATCATGGATGCGGCTGGCCGAATGATCGAGCCGGATCCCGTGCGGCCTGCCATGCTCTTAGTTCAGGCCAGGCTGAAACCCGGCCAGTACAGGGTCTACTTTGTTGCGGAACCGGCGCCTCTTTCTGATGTCAAAAGTAATCTTTATATCATGAATGCAGCCTATATGAGCGGCGCCTTCCTTGGTGAGGCCAGATTCTATTTGTATGTTTATGGAGTAGGGTCGGCCTTCGTCTTTTTTAACTTCACAATGTTCCTGCTTCATAGAAAGCGCTATTTTATCTACTACGTGGGCTACTCTGTCACGATACTTTATATCTTGACCGTGGGCAGTGGAGATCTTCATGCCGTCTCTGCTGTCTTTTGGAACGTATCCTTATGCCTCAATTGCCTTTTCACCATCCTGATGAGCTCGTCGGTTCTAAGATTGAGAGAGTTTCATCCCAGACTTCTGCAATTCACCTATATCCTTTGGTCCATTTCAGTGTCGTTCCTCATGGGGACGTACTTCGTGAATATGGAATTCATCGGCCCCACGGGCCTGCTCACGGGCCTCCTCTGCTATTTCCTTTGCATGTATGCAGCCGTGCGCAGAATGCT is a genomic window containing:
- a CDS encoding LysM domain-containing protein; translation: MNRKIAASLTLLAFLTQNAAWAKTYNVKKGDTLSHIAAREFGQPIYGPKGSLRKLLEKNPEIQNPDRIRPTQAIRLSDELTDQSPKDAISKPDQPAEPIHETLVSPEESSDPAPASEPAQDLEPKRSFGIKMGLGLVKDEMEAVDHERSFKTTLDSELQTAMDLDAYYKPGSDSRVGLSLGLKNAEFKDTDDGRFEGGSDALYKLSLFGEMTFMNRLHLGLELGTEQSFFFKQLAIANFGLEAVFVDFAKASLGYDVVIHESWRWSLGASGSFHAPASAEGQDIRKGSSYTASTQLSYEWKSGLSLEGSLQYERRSQGIDGIRQKVTGRGAGIALRYEF
- a CDS encoding M3 family metallopeptidase: MFQADVDYYTDQLVQARYTVDTEALRVYFPENDVIPGMMQAVGEVMGFTFQEKTAPEGWVDDLRYFELYDRPSGRLMGAFYLDLHPRPGKYMHFAEYSLIDGRRRDDGTYQAPVCVMVGNFPPPSLDRPSLWSYEELGTFIHEFGHVLHSILTEAELSALAGTSVPQDFVEVASQVLERWLEDPAVLQRFAHHYQSGEDFPMDKLQKILASQSAFIGHSYRRQISFGLADLHLHRLTDPAMMPKTPAAVYAMSNADFSRYYPVDPDTGFLASFEHLFGGYDAGYYSYAWADVIAADIAGVFRESAAGFHDEGLGQRLRRSLYAQGNTREPDESIREFLGRDFNDQAFLQELFAAP
- a CDS encoding 7TM-DISM domain-containing protein; its protein translation is MDLLLKRLLLSFLLFAWPCLGQDAERVYSVLAEAQKIDVDEARYFIEPASVPLDIQRISQTASWTLIKKQRRFHRSEVKDQRVVLAFTMKTEVETIYLNYIWAPPLSFQKFYIMDAAGRMIEPDPVRPAMLLVQARLKPGQYRVYFVAEPAPLSDVKSNLYIMNAAYMSGAFLGEARFYLYVYGVGSAFVFFNFTMFLLHRKRYFIYYVGYSVTILYILTVGSGDLHAVSAVFWNVSLCLNCLFTILMSSSVLRLREFHPRLLQFTYILWSISVSFLMGTYFVNMEFIGPTGLLTGLLCYFLCMYAAVRRMLVGYIPATFFALGWGVLGVGYVMNLAAIHVTSMRGLVYSAYVAYAIESMLFAVALAYRTRDSERKANAVKFMHFPSCRRSSILTK